One window of the Megalops cyprinoides isolate fMegCyp1 chromosome 2, fMegCyp1.pri, whole genome shotgun sequence genome contains the following:
- the LOC118772221 gene encoding probable G-protein coupled receptor 160 yields METPIPTLLLVLGGKCLLNWAVVLAQRGPMVRSFLGTFCVSLAATDLLLSLAVSAIFFLGDLSVLGLRLTRYHICLLAQVACFTYGQLHWPVFLLGGLDFAWTLSPRPVRLGWARRLAYPSGVCAVWASALLWVFSGSGFDPYIEGGPHLLLRQCRVFPSPQSTQVGVVLLLAVGVALLCCCLEFLPCRNSGIAMGGGGGASVTRCCQNATRHCLYRTLADFLSTWYAFVILLVALLLLRVETPAFLDMNVPWLCFLNSFLIGAICWWRSPTFQWERDPVFPDGFCRWHFLRSVSADINGRKTESSRSSHRNRIH; encoded by the coding sequence ATGGAGACCCCCATCCCCACTCTGCTGCTGGTTCTGGGCGGGAAGTGCCTGCTGAACTGGGCCGTGGTTCTGGCCCAGAGGGGCCCCATGGTCCGGAGTTTTCTGGGAACGTTCTGCGTCTCGTTGGCTGCCACAGATTTGCTGCTCTCCCTCGCTGTCTCCGCCATCTTCTTCCTGGGTGACCTGAGTGTTCTGGGCTTGCGCCTGACTCGGTACCACATCTGCCTGCTGGCCCAGGTGGCCTGCTTCACCTACGGCCAGCTGCACTGGCCCGTCTTCCTGCTGGGGGGTCTGGACTTCGCCTGGACCCTTTCCCCCAGGCCAGTGCGTCTAGGCTGGGCCCGCAGACTGGCCTACCCCTCGGGGGTCTGTGCGGTCTGGGCCTCGGCGTTGCTCTGGGTCTTCTCGGGCTCGGGATTCGACCCCTACATCGAGGGGGGCCCCCACCTCCTGCTGCGGCAGTGTCGGGTGTTCCCCAGCCCACAGAGCACCCAGGTGGGCGTGGTGCTCCTGCTGGCCGTGGGCGTCGCCctcctgtgctgctgtctggAGTTTCTGCCATgcaggaattctgggatagccatgggaggtgggggaggggcctcAGTCACGAGGTGTTGCCAGAATGCCACCCGCCACTGCCTCTACCGTACCCTGGCAGACTTCCTCAGCACCTGGTATGCCTTTGTGATCCTGCTGGTGGCGCTCTTGCTGCTGCGGGTGGAGACCCCAGCGTTCCTAGACATGAACGTGCCCTGGCTCTGCTTCCTGAACAGCTTCCTGATCGGTGCCATCTGTTGGTGGAGGTCCCCAACGTTTCAGTGGGAGAGGGACCCTGTGTTCCCAGATGGCTTCTGCCGGTGGCATTTTCTCAGGTCGGTGTCTGCAGACATcaatggcagaaaaacagagagctCCAGGTCCTCTCACAGAAACAGGATTCACTGA